In Candidatus Cetobacterium colombiensis, one genomic interval encodes:
- a CDS encoding ABC transporter substrate-binding protein, producing MKKVLNVILGMALINIVSFGKPLEIGISQIVEHPALDAVRIGVEEGLKKSELEFKLDSQIAQGDMTVQQLIMNNFKKNKKDFIVAISTPTLQSAMNTTNEIPILFGAITNPELAGVTSDKINVTGVSDRVPPELMVNLVKEILPSAKTIGIIFNPSEKNSEVNVELLKEITKNNNMNLVDVGITSTNELPSALDVVLNKSDVLFTITDNLTMSSSPLILSKAKAKKIPVIAMDGEVIVKEGALGGFKVDYKGSGVIIGEMIGKIVNGEKITDIPVAMPLQYPLLINESVAKELGIKIPEKLLENNL from the coding sequence ATGAAAAAAGTTTTAAATGTTATATTAGGAATGGCATTAATCAATATAGTTAGCTTTGGAAAACCGTTAGAAATAGGAATATCTCAAATAGTTGAGCATCCAGCATTAGATGCAGTTAGAATCGGTGTGGAAGAGGGATTGAAAAAAAGCGAATTAGAATTTAAGCTTGATTCTCAAATTGCACAAGGAGATATGACTGTTCAGCAATTAATAATGAATAACTTTAAAAAAAATAAAAAAGATTTTATAGTTGCTATATCAACACCTACTCTTCAGAGTGCTATGAATACAACTAATGAAATACCAATACTTTTTGGAGCAATAACAAATCCTGAACTTGCAGGTGTAACTTCTGATAAAATCAATGTTACAGGAGTTTCAGATAGAGTTCCACCAGAACTAATGGTAAATTTAGTTAAAGAGATTTTACCATCAGCAAAAACAATAGGAATAATATTTAATCCCAGTGAAAAAAATTCAGAAGTTAACGTAGAACTTTTAAAAGAGATTACAAAAAATAATAATATGAACCTTGTGGATGTTGGAATAACTTCAACTAATGAACTACCATCAGCTTTAGATGTTGTTTTAAATAAATCAGATGTACTTTTCACAATAACAGATAATTTAACAATGTCATCATCACCACTTATTTTATCAAAGGCAAAAGCTAAAAAAATACCAGTTATAGCAATGGATGGTGAAGTGATTGTAAAAGAGGGAGCACTTGGAGGATTTAAAGTAGACTATAAAGGGTCTGGTGTAATAATTGGAGAGATGATTGGAAAAATAGTAAATGGTGAGAAAATAACAGATATACCTGTGGCAATGCCATTACAATACCCACTTTTAATAAATGAATCGGTAGCAAAAGAGTTAGGAATAAAAATTCCAGAAAAACTACTAGAAAATAATCTATAA